A window of the Bacillus sp. A301a_S52 genome harbors these coding sequences:
- a CDS encoding D-alanyl-D-alanine carboxypeptidase, translating to MKGVSRFLIIITVIISHLFLPSYPTSTASLSSTSSPFDSEAYVVVDANSGEKLLGENSDTVMYPASITKIVTAIMAIETLDLDETVTISEEAVNADGTRVYLLENEEVTVRQLLYGLMVSSGNDAAIALAEHMAGSVEAFSKDMNEFVKKNIGVSSTHFTNPHGLFNEEHVTTASDMAKISAYAMKNNSFRDLVATESYEWIGEGWETTLYNHHPLLRQLETVIGIKNGYVEKSGFTLVTAAEKGGTELIVVTLNSTTSALGKRDTERLLDYSFKHYETQWVSFEDSLVTPGFIYPEKVGVTTFKNEPVSYDVSNNGFLRIYGSGNRLLGLNSLEPIEIDNKEKKETIPSERGKFGTLLSFEWVFITGFLFV from the coding sequence ATGAAAGGCGTTTCACGATTTTTAATTATTATCACAGTTATCATTTCTCATTTATTTCTACCGTCTTATCCTACTAGCACTGCATCTTTGTCAAGCACTAGCTCGCCATTTGATAGTGAAGCATATGTTGTTGTTGATGCGAACAGTGGCGAAAAGTTATTGGGGGAAAATTCGGACACCGTAATGTACCCAGCTAGTATAACTAAAATCGTTACAGCTATTATGGCAATCGAAACGCTAGATTTAGATGAGACTGTTACGATCAGTGAGGAAGCAGTCAATGCTGATGGTACAAGAGTTTACTTATTGGAAAATGAAGAAGTTACCGTTCGTCAACTTTTGTATGGACTCATGGTCAGTTCAGGAAACGATGCCGCTATCGCTCTTGCTGAACACATGGCTGGCTCAGTAGAAGCATTTTCTAAAGATATGAACGAGTTCGTTAAAAAAAACATAGGGGTATCTTCAACACACTTCACTAATCCCCACGGGTTATTCAACGAGGAACATGTTACTACTGCTAGTGATATGGCTAAAATCAGCGCATATGCCATGAAAAACAACTCATTCCGTGACTTAGTTGCGACAGAATCATATGAATGGATCGGTGAAGGTTGGGAAACCACTTTATATAATCACCATCCGTTATTAAGACAGCTAGAAACCGTCATAGGGATTAAAAACGGTTATGTAGAAAAGTCTGGATTTACACTTGTAACAGCAGCAGAAAAAGGTGGAACGGAATTAATCGTTGTGACATTAAACAGCACCACAAGTGCTCTTGGAAAACGAGATACTGAACGCCTTCTAGATTATAGTTTTAAGCACTATGAGACTCAGTGGGTATCTTTTGAGGATAGTTTAGTGACCCCAGGGTTTATTTATCCTGAGAAGGTTGGTGTGACTACTTTTAAAAACGAACCTGTTTCATATGATGTATCCAACAACGGATTTTTAAGAATATACGGAAGTGGAAACAGGCTTTTAGGGTTGAATAGTTTAGAACCCATCGAAATCGACAATAAAGAAAAAAAGGAGACCATACCTTCTGAGAGAGGAAAATTTGGTACCCTTTTAAGCTTTGAGTGGGTTTTTATAACTGGTTTTTTATTTGTGTAA
- a CDS encoding alpha/beta hydrolase encodes MKWAKVVIKHVILISSILIACMLIIISISVYLWQTTDEGRLPAKTAVVLHAINNNLVNLDINIRPPAIVSGGGSGGNPLLREDLVIPVQGDVQIPVRMYRPQGEGPFPILMYYHGGAFIEGYGSLETHDNIIRSLAARTNSIVIAPSYRLAPDYVFPTAVEDSYSAIEWAVEHADSLNGDRERLSVVGDSAGGNIATVMTLMARDRQGPEISSQVLLYPLTTFQDIPLESREIYDSGYYLLSRQVMYLARDLYTPDELMWSHPYTSPLQAEDLSNLPPTLIITAEFDPLRDEGEAYADRLAEFGVPVRATRYRGVMHGFISFYEVMQSGRYGLQETASFLRQVNQGTVDVGDAYNLQVRQPPQGFDRVRDQTEAFAIAAYLIGRSGANLFSTP; translated from the coding sequence ATGAAATGGGCGAAGGTTGTAATTAAACACGTCATTTTAATCTCGTCAATTTTAATAGCATGTATGCTAATAATTATCTCGATTTCAGTATACTTATGGCAAACGACAGATGAAGGCCGTCTTCCTGCTAAAACGGCTGTAGTGCTCCATGCTATCAATAATAACCTTGTTAATTTAGACATAAATATACGTCCACCTGCGATTGTTTCAGGTGGGGGAAGTGGGGGAAACCCTTTACTTAGAGAGGATTTAGTCATTCCTGTTCAAGGTGATGTACAAATTCCAGTACGTATGTATCGCCCCCAAGGGGAAGGACCATTCCCTATCCTTATGTATTATCATGGCGGTGCGTTTATTGAAGGGTATGGGAGTTTGGAGACTCATGATAATATAATTCGGTCTTTGGCTGCGCGTACTAACAGTATTGTCATTGCACCTAGTTACAGGTTGGCACCAGATTACGTTTTTCCCACAGCCGTTGAAGACAGTTATTCAGCTATTGAATGGGCTGTGGAGCATGCAGATTCGCTTAACGGAGATCGCGAGAGGTTAAGTGTCGTGGGAGATAGTGCTGGGGGGAATATCGCGACTGTTATGACACTTATGGCACGGGATAGACAGGGGCCAGAAATTTCGTCCCAAGTATTATTATATCCATTAACGACGTTTCAGGATATCCCTTTAGAATCAAGAGAGATTTATGATAGTGGCTATTATCTGCTATCTAGACAAGTGATGTATTTAGCGAGAGACTTATATACACCTGACGAATTAATGTGGTCTCATCCTTATACGTCCCCTTTACAGGCGGAAGATTTGAGCAATCTGCCTCCAACACTTATTATTACAGCGGAATTTGATCCACTAAGAGATGAGGGAGAGGCATACGCAGATAGACTGGCAGAATTTGGAGTTCCTGTTAGAGCTACACGTTATCGAGGCGTCATGCATGGATTTATTTCATTTTACGAAGTCATGCAAAGTGGCAGGTATGGCCTACAAGAAACTGCTAGTTTTTTGCGGCAAGTTAACCAAGGGACGGTAGATGTAGGAGATGCCTATAACTTGCAAGTTAGACAACCACCGCAAGGATTTGACAGAGTGAGAGATCAGACTGAAGCTTTTGCCATAGCGGCATATTTAATCGGGAGATCTGGAGCAAATTTGTTTAGTACGCCCTGA
- a CDS encoding aminotransferase A produces the protein MEEKLNTNVKAIQISGIRQFFNRVQDFPDAIQLTLGQPDFPTPDHVKVAAKKAIDTNKTTYTPNAGLLELRKYACEFVSKKYSLHYDYETEIIVTNGASQGIDVTMRTILEPGDRVLIPAPVYPAYEPIIRLCGAEPIFIDTTHSAFKLTVSQLKAHMDPKVKAIILPYPSNPTGAVLSENELVNLAEYLQKKDVFVVADEIYSELNYSKVHQSIATIEGMRDKTIVINGLSKSHAMTGWRVGFVFAPASITQHLIKVHQYNVSCASSISQYAAIEAVKNGMNDSEFMRKQYKERRDFVLERLQHIGIPVIIPEGAFYVFPSIKASGLSSFDFALKLLEEEQLAVVPGDAFSSLGEGYIRLSYAYALNELEEALFRLEKFWNTMIK, from the coding sequence TTGGAAGAAAAACTAAATACTAATGTAAAAGCGATTCAAATATCAGGAATTCGTCAATTCTTTAATCGTGTACAAGATTTTCCAGACGCTATTCAATTAACTCTAGGTCAACCTGATTTCCCCACACCAGACCATGTGAAAGTTGCTGCAAAAAAAGCGATAGACACTAATAAAACAACATATACACCTAACGCAGGATTACTAGAACTCAGAAAGTACGCATGTGAGTTTGTATCAAAAAAATACTCATTGCATTATGACTATGAAACTGAAATTATTGTAACAAATGGAGCTTCCCAAGGGATAGACGTGACCATGAGAACCATATTAGAACCGGGAGATCGTGTCCTTATTCCGGCCCCTGTTTACCCAGCTTACGAACCAATCATTCGTTTGTGTGGTGCGGAACCGATTTTTATAGACACGACTCATTCTGCTTTTAAGCTTACTGTCTCACAATTAAAAGCTCACATGGATCCTAAAGTAAAAGCTATCATTTTACCTTATCCTTCCAACCCAACAGGGGCGGTGTTATCAGAAAACGAATTAGTCAATCTTGCAGAATATTTGCAGAAAAAAGACGTTTTTGTAGTGGCAGATGAAATTTACTCAGAGTTAAATTACAGCAAGGTACATCAATCCATAGCTACAATAGAAGGCATGAGAGATAAAACTATTGTGATCAATGGCTTAAGTAAATCGCATGCTATGACAGGGTGGAGAGTAGGCTTTGTGTTTGCTCCAGCATCAATTACACAGCATCTTATTAAAGTACACCAATATAACGTAAGCTGCGCAAGCTCTATTTCTCAATATGCGGCGATTGAGGCCGTTAAAAACGGAATGAATGATAGTGAATTTATGAGAAAACAGTATAAAGAACGCCGCGATTTTGTTCTTGAACGTTTACAACATATAGGGATACCAGTCATCATTCCAGAAGGGGCTTTTTATGTTTTTCCTTCAATAAAAGCTTCAGGATTGTCGTCTTTTGATTTTGCTCTAAAGTTGTTAGAAGAGGAGCAATTGGCGGTAGTACCAGGGGATGCATTTTCATCATTAGGTGAAGGGTATATTCGATTATCGTATGCTTACGCATTAAACGAACTGGAAGAAGCTTTGTTTCGATTAGAGAAATTTTGGAATACGATGATAAAATAA